Proteins co-encoded in one Erinaceus europaeus chromosome 2, mEriEur2.1, whole genome shotgun sequence genomic window:
- the LOC103124449 gene encoding large ribosomal subunit protein eL8-like yields MPKGNKAKGKKVAPAPAVVKKQEAKKVVNPLFEKRPKNFGIGQDIQPKRDLTRFVKWPRYIRLQRQRAILYKRLKVPPAINQFTQALDRQTATQLLKLAHKYRPETKQEKKQRLLARAEKKAAGKGDVPTKRPPVLRAGVNTVTTLVENKKAQLVVIAHDVDPIELVVFLPALCRKMGVPYCIIKGKARLGRLVHRKTCTTVAFTQVNSEDKGALAKLVEAIRTNYNDRYDEIRRHWGGNVLGPKSVARIAKLEKAKAKELATKLG; encoded by the coding sequence ATGCCGAAAGGAAATAAGGCCAAGGGGAAGAAGGTGGCCCCGGCCCCTGCCGTCGTCAAGAAGCAGGAGGCCAAGAAGGTGGTAAATCCTCTGTTTGAGAAGAGGCCCAAGAATTTTGGAATTGGACAGGACATCCAACCCAAGAGGGATCTCACCCGCTTTGTCAAATGGCCCCGCTATATTCGGCTGCAGCGGCAAAGGGCAATCCTCTACAAGAGGCTGAAAGTGCCTCCTGCCATTAACCAGTTCACCCAGGCATTGGACCGCCAGACTGCTACTCAACTGCTAAAGCTGGCCCACAAATACAGACCAGAGACaaagcaggagaagaagcagaggtTGCTGGCCCGGGCTGAAAAGAAAGCTGCCGGCAAAGGGGATGTCCCCACTAAGAGGCCTCCTGTCCTCCGAGCAGGGGTTAATACCGTCACCACCTTGGTGGAGAACAAGAAGGCTCAGCTGGTGGTGATTGCACATGACGTGGATCCCATCGAGCTGGTTGTCTTTCTGCCTGCCCTGTGTCGGAAGATGGGGGTTCCCTACTGTATCATCAAGGGGAAGGCCAGGCTGGGGCGTCTTGTCCACAGGAAGACTTGCACTACTGTTGCCTTCACACAAGTTAACTCGGAAGACAAAGGAGCTCTTGCTAAATTGGTGGAAGCTATTAGGACCAATTACAATGATAGATATGATGAGATCCGCCGTCACTGGGGAGGAAACGTGCTGGGTCCGAAATCAGTTGCTCGAATTGCCAAGCTGGAAAAGGCAAAGGCTAAAGAACTTGCCACCAAACTGGGCTAA
- the LOC103124468 gene encoding killer cell immunoglobulin-like receptor 2DL5A, which produces MHFRPDPGDGLKPQLSSEHFPGSQVLPSAREARPRSVPALGTACVPECHSPLGFNWIRLYKDNDNHIPELQEEYSIKKSSLLGPVTLAHAGTYRCQVSSSGYEWSAHSDPQAIVVTGMHRKPSLSALQGLVVASGDNVTLACSSDSPFDDFHLSREGEASAARLPAGHRLNGTFQALFPLGPVSPAHGRAYRCHGSLRKTPYTWSEPSDPLLLSVTGLHRKLSLSALQGPVVVTSGQCDSGSQL; this is translated from the exons ATGCATTTCAGGCCCGACCCAGGAGATGGTCTGAAGCCACAGCTGTCGTCTGAACACTTTCCAGGAAGTCAGGTCCTGCCCTCAGCGCGT GAGGCCAGGCCAAGATCCGTGCCAGCTCTGGGGACAGCATGTGTCCCAGAGTGTCACTCCCCACTCGGCTTTAACTGGATCCGGCTCTACAAGGACAATGACAACCACATCCCTGAGCTCCAGGAAGAATATTCCATCAAGAAAAGCTCTCTTCTGGGTCCTGTGACCCTAGCACACGCGGGGACCTACAGATGCCAGGTGTCCTCCAGTGGCTACGAGTGGTCGGCACACAGCGACCCCCAGGCGATTGTGGTCACAG GGATGCACAGGAAGCCATCCCTTTCAGCCCTGCAGGGCCTCGTGGTGGCATCAGGAGATAATGTGACCCTGGCTTGCAGCTCTGACAGCCCCTTTGATGACTTCCATCTCTCCAGGGAGGGGGAGGCCTCTGCAGCCAGGCTCCCTGCAGGACACAGGCTCAATGGAACATTCCAGGCCCTCTTCCCTCTGGGCCCTGTGAGCCCAGCCCATGGAAGGGCCTACAGGTGCCATGGTTCACTCAGGAAAACTCCCTACACATGGTCAGAGCCCAGTGACCCGCTGCTCTTGTCTGTCACAG GGCTGCACAGGAAGCTATCCCTCTCAGCTCTGCAGGGCCCTGTAGTAGTGACATCAGGACAGTGTGATTCTGGCTCTCAGCTCTGA